The Diaphorobacter ruginosibacter genome contains a region encoding:
- a CDS encoding response regulator — MTESRIPNQQAAAVMPAAHVLVVEDEPKLAALMMDYLRAAGYGASWIADGAQVIDHVRASRPDLVLLDVMLPGRDGIGLCRELRGFSDVPIVMLTARVEEADRLDGLEAGADDYICKTPFSPREVVARVKAILRRVQQQGAREGGQSPLRMDVEAYRAYYKGVLLPLTPVEFRLLRIMLSAPGHAFTRDQLLARLHDDPRSVNDRAVDSHIKNLRRKLEAVDSRADLIRSVYGVGFRLEL, encoded by the coding sequence ATGACGGAGTCCCGCATTCCAAATCAGCAGGCGGCGGCGGTGATGCCCGCGGCCCATGTGCTGGTTGTCGAGGACGAGCCCAAGCTGGCTGCGCTGATGATGGACTACCTGCGTGCCGCAGGCTACGGCGCAAGCTGGATTGCCGATGGTGCGCAGGTCATTGACCATGTGCGTGCCAGCCGCCCGGATCTCGTGCTGCTCGACGTGATGCTTCCGGGCCGTGATGGCATCGGCCTGTGCAGGGAACTGCGCGGCTTCAGCGATGTGCCGATCGTGATGCTGACGGCGCGAGTGGAGGAGGCCGACCGGCTGGACGGCCTCGAGGCGGGGGCGGACGACTACATCTGCAAGACCCCGTTCAGTCCGCGCGAAGTGGTGGCGCGGGTGAAGGCCATCCTGCGGCGCGTGCAGCAGCAGGGTGCACGGGAAGGCGGGCAATCGCCACTGCGCATGGATGTGGAGGCCTATCGCGCCTACTACAAGGGCGTGCTGCTGCCGCTCACGCCGGTGGAGTTCAGGCTGCTGCGGATCATGCTGTCCGCCCCGGGCCATGCGTTCACCCGTGACCAGTTGCTGGCCCGGCTGCATGACGATCCCCGCTCGGTGAATGACCGTGCCGTGGACAGCCACATCAAGAATCTGAGGCGCAAGCTGGAGGCGGTGGATTCCCGGGCGGACCTGATCCGTTCCGTGTATGGCGTGGGATTCAGGTTGGAGCTGTAG
- the dmeF gene encoding CDF family Co(II)/Ni(II) efflux transporter DmeF — protein sequence MNTQTPLPVHSHQFGSANPMAERNTLRATVITLIMMVVEVTGGYWLNSMALLADGWHMSSHALALGMAVMAYAMARRLAGDKRFTFGTWKIEILGSFSSALLLCVVAILMFVQSVERLFSPAPIHYNEAIAIAALGLAVNLLCAWLLRDAHDHHGHEHGHHHGHGHEHGHADMNLRAAYIHVIADAATSVLAIFALLGGKLYGAQWLDPLMGIAGAVLVGVWAVGLIRQSARILLDAEMDAPVVEEVRDVIREDFPEARITDLHVWRVGKDAYACIVALASKVPLSPAAVRSALGIHEELVHITVEVQEPDGSMALAS from the coding sequence ATGAACACGCAGACCCCGCTCCCGGTGCACTCCCATCAGTTTGGCTCGGCCAACCCGATGGCCGAACGCAATACGCTTCGCGCCACCGTCATCACGCTGATCATGATGGTGGTGGAAGTCACTGGCGGCTACTGGCTCAACTCGATGGCCTTGCTGGCCGATGGCTGGCACATGAGCTCCCATGCGCTCGCGCTCGGAATGGCGGTGATGGCCTATGCGATGGCACGGCGCCTGGCAGGCGACAAACGCTTCACCTTCGGCACCTGGAAGATAGAGATCCTTGGTTCGTTCAGCAGCGCATTATTGCTGTGCGTGGTGGCGATCCTGATGTTCGTGCAATCGGTCGAGCGGCTTTTCTCCCCCGCACCCATCCACTACAACGAGGCAATCGCCATCGCCGCCCTGGGGCTGGCCGTGAACCTGCTCTGCGCCTGGCTGCTGAGGGACGCGCACGACCACCACGGGCACGAGCATGGACATCACCATGGACATGGGCACGAACACGGGCATGCCGACATGAACCTGCGCGCCGCCTATATCCATGTGATCGCCGATGCCGCCACGTCCGTGCTCGCGATCTTCGCGTTGCTGGGCGGCAAGCTCTATGGCGCGCAATGGCTCGACCCCTTGATGGGCATCGCAGGCGCCGTGCTGGTGGGCGTCTGGGCCGTAGGGCTGATCCGCCAGTCGGCACGCATCCTCCTGGACGCTGAAATGGATGCCCCGGTGGTGGAGGAAGTCCGCGATGTCATCCGCGAGGACTTCCCCGAAGCCCGCATCACCGATCTGCATGTATGGCGTGTGGGCAAGGATGCCTACGCCTGCATCGTGGCGCTTGCCAGCAAGGTGCCCCTGTCGCCCGCGGCCGTGCGCAGTGCCCTGGGCATCCACGAGGAACTCGTGCACATCACCGTGGAGGTGCAAGAACCCGACGGCAGCATGGCGCTGGCGTCCTAG
- a CDS encoding metal/formaldehyde-sensitive transcriptional repressor, with product MSHTIADKKALLARVRRIAGQVSALERALESEDDCEAILQQVASIRGATQGLMARLVEGHVRDHVAVHSREAAAELEPVLEILRGYLK from the coding sequence GTGTCCCATACCATCGCAGACAAGAAAGCGCTGCTCGCCCGTGTGCGGCGCATTGCCGGTCAGGTGTCCGCGCTGGAGCGCGCGCTGGAATCCGAGGACGACTGCGAGGCCATCCTGCAGCAGGTGGCGTCGATTCGCGGGGCAACGCAGGGGCTGATGGCCAGGCTGGTGGAAGGGCATGTGCGCGACCATGTGGCGGTTCACAGCAGGGAGGCGGCGGCGGAGCTGGAGCCGGTGCTGGAGATCCTGCGCGGCTATCTGAAATGA
- a CDS encoding DUF937 domain-containing protein has product MNTNDNASLAEELMSQLQGAPMQQIAQQLGTNQQAAGDAVSMALPMLLGALGHNAQQPGGADSLMNALQGHMPGQQPQAALGGMGGLDLGGLLGSVLGGGASGGGSSMGADILGHIFGGNEQKAGNSLGQASGLGASGGQLLQILAPIVMAFLANRVNAGGMDTGSLGNMLGQEKARAQQPGGMGGGLLGSVLDQDGDGQVGLGDLLKMGTSLLGGRR; this is encoded by the coding sequence ATGAACACCAATGACAACGCTTCTCTGGCAGAAGAACTGATGTCCCAACTGCAGGGCGCGCCCATGCAGCAGATCGCGCAACAGCTTGGGACCAACCAGCAGGCCGCGGGCGATGCGGTGAGCATGGCGTTGCCGATGCTGCTGGGCGCCCTGGGGCACAACGCGCAGCAACCCGGCGGCGCGGATTCGCTGATGAATGCGCTGCAGGGCCATATGCCCGGCCAACAGCCTCAGGCGGCTCTGGGCGGCATGGGCGGACTCGATCTGGGCGGTCTGCTCGGCTCGGTGCTCGGCGGCGGGGCGTCCGGTGGCGGCTCCTCCATGGGCGCGGATATCCTGGGCCATATCTTCGGCGGCAATGAGCAGAAGGCCGGCAACAGCCTCGGACAGGCTTCGGGCCTGGGCGCGAGTGGCGGTCAGTTGCTGCAGATCCTGGCGCCCATCGTGATGGCGTTCCTGGCCAATCGCGTGAACGCGGGCGGCATGGATACCGGGAGCCTGGGTAACATGCTGGGCCAGGAAAAGGCCCGTGCACAGCAACCGGGCGGCATGGGCGGGGGGCTGCTGGGCAGCGTGCTCGACCAGGACGGTGACGGACAGGTGGGGCTGGGCGACCTGCTCAAGATGGGCACGAGCCTGCTGGGCGGACGCCGCTGA
- a CDS encoding CBS domain-containing protein has translation MTTVAEVLKSKPQAQVFAVAPGDTILTALKLMADKGIGALMVLDTQGNIEGIFSERDYARKVVLLGRSSGDTPVSEVMTRAVRFVRPDNTTEECMGVMTNNRIRHLPVVQDGKVIGLISIGDLVKNIMSHQKFLIEQMEQYITGNAMS, from the coding sequence ATGACGACGGTTGCCGAAGTTCTCAAATCCAAGCCGCAAGCCCAGGTATTCGCCGTAGCCCCCGGCGACACGATTCTGACCGCGCTGAAGCTCATGGCCGACAAGGGCATCGGCGCGTTGATGGTGCTGGATACCCAGGGCAACATCGAAGGGATCTTCTCCGAGCGCGATTACGCACGCAAGGTGGTTCTGCTCGGAAGGTCCTCCGGCGACACCCCCGTGAGCGAGGTGATGACGCGGGCCGTGCGGTTCGTGCGGCCGGACAACACCACCGAGGAGTGCATGGGCGTGATGACGAACAACCGGATCCGCCACCTGCCGGTGGTGCAGGACGGAAAGGTGATCGGACTGATCTCCATCGGCGACCTGGTGAAGAACATCATGTCCCACCAGAAATTCCTGATCGAGCAGATGGAGCAGTACATCACGGGCAACGCAATGTCCTGA
- the argE gene encoding acetylornithine deacetylase, translating into MNTREWLQKLVSFDTTSRNSNLQLIEYVRDALATQGVKAELIHSPAGGKANLFATLPARDGSAQGGIVLSGHTDVVPVDGQPWSSDPFALIEREGRLYGRGSCDMKGFIAASLALVPEFLAMPRARPLHLALSYDEEVGCVGAPVMLDELKLRGAKFDGCVVGEPTSMQVVVAHKGINLFRCRVHGKAAHSSLTPRGSNAIEYAARLICHIRDIADHYREKGPYDEFFDVPFTTMTTNQIQGGIAVNTIPEFCEFAYEFRNLPGMSVQGIQAQVDAYVQGELLPRMRREFADARIDIETGAGAPALEASETAAITQLVRALTDDQGKRKVAYGTEAGLFHKVGIPTVVCGPGSIEQAHKPDEYIEVSQLDACERFLRRVGQSLEQ; encoded by the coding sequence ATGAATACCCGTGAATGGCTGCAGAAGCTGGTGTCCTTCGACACCACCAGCCGCAACTCCAACCTGCAGCTCATTGAGTACGTGCGCGATGCGCTGGCCACGCAAGGCGTGAAGGCCGAACTGATCCACTCTCCCGCAGGCGGGAAGGCGAACCTGTTCGCGACCTTGCCCGCGCGTGATGGCAGTGCACAGGGCGGCATCGTGCTTTCGGGCCACACGGACGTGGTGCCCGTCGATGGACAGCCATGGAGCAGCGACCCATTTGCCCTGATCGAGCGCGAAGGGCGGCTCTATGGACGCGGCAGCTGCGACATGAAGGGCTTCATTGCCGCATCCCTCGCACTGGTGCCGGAATTCCTGGCGATGCCGCGTGCGAGGCCGCTGCATCTTGCGCTGTCCTACGACGAGGAGGTTGGCTGCGTGGGCGCGCCGGTGATGCTGGACGAACTCAAACTGCGCGGTGCGAAGTTCGACGGGTGCGTGGTGGGCGAGCCGACCAGCATGCAGGTGGTGGTGGCTCACAAGGGCATCAACCTGTTTCGCTGCCGTGTGCATGGCAAGGCGGCGCATTCCTCGCTGACGCCCAGGGGCTCCAACGCGATCGAGTATGCGGCCCGGCTGATCTGCCATATCCGTGACATCGCCGACCACTACCGCGAGAAGGGGCCCTACGACGAGTTCTTCGACGTGCCGTTCACCACCATGACGACCAACCAGATCCAGGGCGGCATCGCGGTCAACACGATTCCCGAGTTCTGCGAGTTCGCCTACGAATTCCGCAACCTGCCCGGCATGTCGGTGCAGGGCATCCAGGCCCAGGTGGATGCCTATGTGCAGGGCGAGCTGCTACCGCGCATGCGGCGCGAGTTTGCCGATGCGCGCATCGACATCGAGACGGGTGCTGGCGCACCTGCGCTCGAGGCCTCGGAGACCGCGGCCATCACGCAATTGGTACGGGCGCTGACGGATGACCAGGGCAAGCGCAAGGTGGCCTACGGCACCGAGGCGGGGCTGTTCCACAAGGTGGGCATTCCTACGGTGGTGTGCGGCCCGGGATCGATCGAGCAGGCCCACAAGCCCGACGAATACATCGAGGTGTCGCAGCTCGATGCATGCGAACGCTTCCTGCGCCGCGTGGGGCAATCGCTGGAGCAGTGA
- a CDS encoding Hsp20/alpha crystallin family protein: MIFAPVIGRHAAFGIPRASDAALQRFMQTTLQSTAADDFKVSKSDNGITLELDVPGLSREQLQIRIEGRQVHLSSIEGAPRSVRRSWELADEIDASGSSAQLQNGVLTLHLARLAPVDKSVQLTIN; the protein is encoded by the coding sequence ATGATTTTCGCACCCGTCATTGGCCGTCATGCAGCATTTGGTATCCCCCGTGCATCCGATGCGGCCCTGCAGCGTTTCATGCAGACCACCCTGCAATCCACCGCGGCAGACGACTTCAAGGTGAGCAAGAGCGACAACGGCATCACGCTGGAACTCGACGTGCCCGGACTCTCCCGCGAGCAATTGCAGATCCGCATCGAAGGCAGGCAGGTCCACCTGTCGAGCATCGAAGGCGCGCCACGCAGTGTTCGCCGCAGCTGGGAACTGGCCGATGAAATCGATGCGTCCGGCAGCTCCGCGCAACTGCAGAACGGTGTACTGACGCTGCACCTGGCCAGACTGGCCCCGGTGGACAAGAGCGTACAGCTCACCATCAACTGA
- a CDS encoding DUF2242 domain-containing protein: MLQQSRSSLLLTACTVACAALLAGCGSIPNSMPGLDKSVPFSPADFDNTSMYTRHVLASQSRTCEAARRALLSQGYLVNTATAELVTGRKYFQPTNDIHYQVEMRVVCATEGRNDDKTAAYASALQDRYVIKKINNSASLGVGAIGSVSLPVSATDDTLVKVGSETVSDPKFYELFFQLFDRYVPTSAEQTAPSALPVGTPSSAAPPAEYVPEVKAAQAYPIAPPRVQAYEVKPPIPAPVEIRPPKSTPDDAVAPASEADSKGEPSGMAPSSMDSVIEQLMAEHPSGASLVTPSDDAVRPTQRFN, translated from the coding sequence ATGCTTCAACAATCCCGTTCCTCATTGCTGCTCACCGCCTGCACCGTCGCCTGCGCTGCGTTGCTGGCGGGATGCGGCTCGATTCCCAATTCCATGCCGGGACTGGACAAGTCCGTCCCGTTCAGCCCGGCCGACTTCGATAACACCAGCATGTACACGCGGCATGTGTTGGCCTCGCAGTCCAGGACCTGCGAGGCGGCCCGTCGCGCTTTGCTCAGCCAGGGCTATCTGGTGAACACCGCCACCGCCGAACTGGTGACGGGGCGCAAGTACTTCCAGCCGACGAACGACATCCACTACCAGGTGGAGATGCGCGTGGTCTGCGCAACCGAGGGCCGCAACGACGACAAGACCGCGGCCTATGCGAGCGCCCTGCAGGATCGCTATGTGATCAAGAAGATCAACAACTCCGCGTCGCTGGGCGTGGGTGCAATCGGTTCGGTGTCGTTGCCCGTGAGCGCCACCGACGACACGCTGGTCAAGGTGGGTAGCGAGACCGTGTCCGACCCGAAGTTCTATGAGCTGTTCTTCCAGCTGTTCGATCGCTACGTTCCGACGTCGGCCGAGCAGACGGCTCCGTCGGCTCTTCCTGTGGGTACTCCTTCAAGCGCGGCTCCCCCGGCCGAGTACGTGCCCGAGGTGAAGGCGGCTCAGGCCTATCCCATCGCACCGCCGCGTGTGCAGGCCTACGAGGTGAAGCCTCCGATTCCCGCTCCGGTGGAAATCAGGCCTCCGAAATCCACTCCGGACGACGCGGTGGCCCCTGCGAGCGAGGCAGACTCCAAGGGCGAACCATCGGGCATGGCTCCATCGTCCATGGACTCGGTCATTGAGCAACTCATGGCGGAGCATCCCTCCGGTGCGAGCTTGGTAACCCCAAGCGACGATGCGGTCAGGCCGACCCAGCGATTCAACTGA
- a CDS encoding branched-chain amino acid ABC transporter substrate-binding protein: protein MQSSRRLALRAGASSLLGAGLASMAALPAIAAGTGSPGVLKMALVESMSGPFANTGEAVLRNIAWAAERVNQRDAGVKLQLQRYDSKGQNEEALSALRAAIDDGARVILQGNSSATASALIDAINKHNEREPDKRVLFLNYSAVEPSLTNEKCSFWHFRFDAHANMRMAALMDVIRGDQALKGVYLIGQDYSFGQAVLREAEQQLAAQRPDVKIVGRELHPIGRVKDFAPYAVKIKASGAQAVITGNWGNDLTLLVKAARDVGYDGTFYTFYGNALGAPAALGDAGVGKVIAVADWLPNVQTAQSEAFYQSFRARFPKPQDDYVHMRMQLMIEALAQAAQKAGSTTDVVAIARALEQADVTLYGQRGVMRAADHQFQQNLAVGVMERVGSPGVKFDVEGSGYGFRVIRIIPADRAQQPTTCRMVRP from the coding sequence ATGCAATCCTCTCGACGCCTGGCCCTGAGGGCCGGGGCTTCCTCCTTGCTGGGCGCCGGCCTGGCTTCCATGGCTGCGCTTCCCGCCATCGCGGCGGGCACTGGATCCCCAGGCGTGCTCAAGATGGCACTGGTGGAGAGCATGTCAGGCCCGTTTGCCAACACGGGCGAGGCCGTGCTGCGCAACATCGCCTGGGCGGCTGAACGTGTGAACCAGCGTGATGCGGGCGTGAAACTGCAGTTGCAGCGCTATGACAGCAAGGGCCAGAACGAGGAGGCGCTTTCGGCCCTGCGTGCGGCCATCGACGACGGCGCGCGGGTGATCCTGCAGGGCAATTCCTCGGCGACCGCGAGTGCGCTGATCGACGCCATCAACAAGCACAACGAGCGCGAGCCCGACAAGCGCGTGCTGTTCCTCAACTATTCCGCTGTCGAGCCATCGCTGACGAACGAGAAGTGCAGTTTCTGGCACTTCCGCTTCGATGCACACGCCAACATGCGCATGGCCGCGTTGATGGATGTGATCCGTGGTGACCAGGCGCTCAAGGGCGTGTACCTGATCGGCCAGGACTACAGCTTCGGCCAGGCGGTGCTGCGCGAGGCGGAGCAACAACTGGCGGCGCAGCGCCCCGACGTGAAGATCGTCGGGCGCGAGCTGCACCCCATCGGCCGCGTGAAGGACTTTGCCCCCTATGCGGTGAAGATCAAGGCCAGCGGTGCACAGGCGGTCATCACCGGCAACTGGGGCAACGATCTCACGCTGCTGGTGAAGGCTGCGCGCGATGTGGGATACGACGGTACCTTCTATACCTTCTACGGCAATGCGCTGGGTGCTCCCGCGGCGCTGGGCGATGCTGGCGTGGGCAAGGTGATCGCCGTGGCGGACTGGCTGCCCAACGTGCAGACCGCGCAGAGCGAGGCCTTCTACCAGTCTTTCCGCGCGCGCTTTCCCAAGCCGCAGGACGACTACGTTCACATGCGCATGCAACTGATGATTGAAGCGCTTGCGCAGGCCGCGCAGAAGGCGGGCAGCACCACCGACGTGGTTGCCATCGCGCGGGCGCTGGAGCAGGCCGATGTCACGCTCTACGGCCAGCGCGGCGTGATGCGCGCGGCGGATCATCAGTTCCAGCAGAACCTGGCCGTCGGCGTGATGGAGCGCGTGGGTTCGCCGGGCGTGAAGTTCGATGTCGAGGGCTCGGGCTACGGCTTCCGTGTCATCCGCATCATCCCGGCAGACCGGGCGCAGCAGCCCACGACCTGCAGGATGGTCCGTCCCTGA
- the mltB gene encoding lytic murein transglycosylase B, producing MKRRPAPTTITMIATVAAAVLAALSLSLGMVLQRHLAPSVPDSAPAVSHGGAPATRALADRPEVRRFAEDMARRNGMDETAVRQMLASARIIRSVRTLVLPQALTPGARKNWTAYRTRFVEPVRVRAGVQFWQEHADALQRAQERFGVPASIIAGVIGMETLYGQQLGQFRVLDALATLAFDFPREHPRAEQRQQYFARELEEYLLTAREQRIAPGSLRGSHSGDMGLPQFMPSSWARYGVDFDGDGHIDLWSPSDAIGSVANYLQGHGWIAGLPAHYEITHRGSAHELQRLLDAGIRPSFTQAELRDAGVDLDQQDDIPDGILLSLIALENGASEPIHIAGTQNFLALTKYNPSRYYALAVIQLGQAIERVRLAR from the coding sequence ATGAAACGACGGCCCGCCCCCACGACGATCACCATGATCGCCACGGTGGCCGCCGCCGTCCTGGCCGCGCTGTCGCTTTCGCTCGGGATGGTGCTGCAGCGGCACCTGGCACCCTCGGTGCCTGACTCCGCCCCTGCCGTCTCCCACGGCGGTGCGCCGGCAACGCGGGCACTGGCCGATCGGCCCGAAGTGCGGCGCTTTGCCGAGGACATGGCACGCCGCAACGGCATGGACGAGACGGCCGTGCGCCAGATGCTCGCCTCCGCACGCATCATCCGGTCCGTGCGCACCCTGGTGCTTCCGCAGGCACTCACGCCGGGCGCCCGAAAGAACTGGACGGCCTACCGCACCCGCTTCGTGGAGCCGGTGCGCGTGCGCGCGGGCGTGCAGTTCTGGCAGGAGCACGCCGATGCCCTGCAGCGCGCCCAGGAGCGGTTCGGCGTGCCCGCCAGCATCATCGCCGGGGTCATCGGCATGGAGACGCTCTACGGCCAGCAGCTCGGGCAGTTCCGTGTGCTCGACGCGCTGGCCACCCTGGCCTTCGACTTCCCAAGGGAACATCCGCGCGCCGAACAGCGCCAGCAGTATTTCGCCCGTGAACTCGAGGAGTACCTGCTGACGGCGCGCGAGCAGCGGATCGCACCCGGCAGCCTGCGCGGCAGCCACTCGGGCGACATGGGACTGCCGCAGTTCATGCCGTCCAGCTGGGCACGCTACGGGGTGGACTTCGATGGCGACGGACATATCGATCTCTGGTCGCCGAGCGACGCGATCGGCTCCGTTGCCAACTACCTGCAGGGGCATGGCTGGATCGCAGGATTGCCCGCGCACTACGAGATCACGCATCGCGGCAGCGCCCATGAACTGCAACGCCTGCTGGATGCCGGAATCCGCCCCTCATTCACGCAGGCAGAGTTGCGCGATGCGGGAGTCGATCTGGACCAGCAGGACGACATTCCCGATGGCATCCTGCTCTCGCTCATCGCACTTGAAAACGGTGCTTCCGAGCCAATCCATATCGCGGGAACCCAGAATTTCCTGGCCCTGACGAAGTACAACCCCTCGCGGTACTACGCGCTCGCGGTCATCCAGCTGGGGCAGGCCATCGAGCGCGTGCGCCTTGCAAGGTAG
- a CDS encoding transglutaminase TgpA family protein: protein MLKSSAATPPSSTQRPRFVEHLSNLPRETRDTLWLLLVVGWVISPLTPHVPVWTMPFAYGLLLWRAWLALTHRTLPGRWVKAGLLLAAIGLTVLSHRTIVGRDAGVTLIIMLLVLKTLELRARRDAMVIFFLGFFTLLANFFFSQSLLVAAVMLLGLLGLLTGLINSNMPVGRPPLMQSMRTAAGMAALGAPVMLVLFMLFPRMAPLWGMPGNDMSGRSGLSDEMKIGAMASLVLDETVAMRIRFDTPDGRPPEQRHLYFRGPVMSYFNGMEWFALNGQEARYGSAGAGGPASAMLEVRGEPIRYEVTIEPSRRHWLLLLDAAKQAPELPEGMRARMTPSLQWVVNRPIQNVLRYNAESYIDFQSGPLERTRELQPYVQLPHGFNPRTLELAEQMLADPQLRGKGSMAYVDAALRRLRTGGYNYTLDPGVYGTHSADEFWFDRKEGFCEHIASAFVILMRALDIPARIVTGYQGGEINGFDNYWTVRQADAHAWSEVWIEGRGWIRIDPTGAVMPSRVGQYMRLQTPRGAFGSAMDTVISPTLVSQMRAAWEAVNNRWNQWVLNYTQERQMDLLRAMGMRSPSWQDLARMLGAIAGLAALAGIAWSLWEKNHQDPWQRMLSGTRQRLARAGLDLAPHLPPRTMALQIRAHFGAECDPVATWLLHVEQARYAREPETALPALQREFRQLQWPTPSANKPLRTA from the coding sequence ATGCTGAAATCCAGTGCGGCCACGCCGCCCTCCTCCACACAGCGACCACGCTTCGTGGAACACCTGTCCAACCTGCCCCGCGAAACGCGCGACACGCTGTGGCTGCTGCTCGTGGTGGGCTGGGTGATCTCCCCGCTCACGCCCCATGTGCCTGTCTGGACCATGCCATTCGCCTATGGGCTGCTGCTCTGGCGCGCCTGGCTGGCCTTAACACACCGCACACTGCCCGGCCGCTGGGTCAAGGCGGGCCTGCTGCTCGCGGCCATCGGGCTCACGGTGCTCTCGCACCGCACCATCGTCGGGCGCGACGCAGGCGTCACGCTGATCATCATGCTGCTGGTGCTCAAGACGCTCGAGCTGCGCGCGCGCCGCGATGCCATGGTGATTTTCTTTCTCGGCTTCTTCACGCTGCTGGCCAATTTCTTCTTCTCGCAGTCGCTGCTCGTGGCCGCGGTGATGCTGCTGGGCCTGCTCGGGCTGCTGACCGGGCTGATCAACTCCAACATGCCCGTGGGACGGCCGCCGCTCATGCAGAGCATGCGCACGGCAGCGGGCATGGCCGCGCTGGGCGCCCCCGTCATGCTGGTGCTGTTCATGCTGTTTCCGCGCATGGCGCCGCTGTGGGGCATGCCGGGCAACGACATGTCCGGGCGCAGCGGACTGTCGGACGAGATGAAGATCGGCGCGATGGCCTCGCTGGTGCTCGACGAGACCGTGGCCATGCGCATCCGCTTCGACACGCCGGACGGGCGCCCTCCCGAGCAGCGCCACCTGTATTTCCGCGGCCCCGTCATGTCGTACTTCAATGGCATGGAGTGGTTTGCCCTGAACGGCCAGGAGGCACGCTACGGCAGCGCCGGGGCCGGCGGACCGGCATCGGCCATGCTCGAGGTGCGTGGAGAGCCCATCCGCTACGAGGTGACCATCGAGCCCAGCCGCCGCCACTGGCTGCTGCTGCTCGACGCCGCGAAACAGGCACCCGAACTGCCCGAAGGCATGCGTGCACGCATGACGCCTTCCTTGCAGTGGGTGGTGAACCGGCCCATCCAGAATGTGCTGCGCTACAACGCCGAGAGCTACATCGACTTCCAGAGCGGCCCGCTCGAGCGCACGCGCGAGCTGCAGCCCTACGTGCAACTGCCGCACGGCTTCAACCCCCGCACGCTGGAGCTGGCCGAGCAGATGCTCGCCGACCCGCAACTGCGGGGCAAGGGCTCGATGGCCTATGTCGATGCGGCGCTCAGGCGGCTACGCACCGGGGGCTACAACTACACGCTCGACCCCGGCGTCTACGGCACGCATTCCGCCGACGAATTCTGGTTCGATCGCAAGGAAGGCTTCTGCGAACACATCGCATCGGCCTTTGTGATCCTCATGCGCGCACTCGACATTCCGGCGCGCATCGTCACCGGCTACCAGGGCGGCGAGATCAACGGCTTCGACAACTACTGGACCGTGCGCCAGGCCGATGCGCACGCATGGTCCGAGGTGTGGATCGAAGGCCGTGGCTGGATCCGAATCGATCCCACCGGTGCCGTCATGCCCTCGCGCGTGGGCCAGTACATGCGGCTGCAGACCCCGCGCGGCGCGTTCGGTTCGGCGATGGATACCGTCATCAGCCCCACGCTGGTCTCGCAGATGCGCGCGGCATGGGAGGCCGTCAACAACCGCTGGAACCAGTGGGTACTCAACTACACGCAGGAGCGCCAGATGGACCTGCTGCGTGCGATGGGCATGCGCTCGCCCTCCTGGCAGGACCTGGCGCGCATGCTGGGGGCGATTGCCGGACTCGCAGCCCTGGCCGGCATCGCTTGGTCGCTGTGGGAGAAGAACCATCAGGATCCCTGGCAACGCATGCTGTCCGGTACGCGCCAGCGGCTTGCCCGCGCCGGACTGGATCTGGCGCCCCACCTGCCGCCGCGCACCATGGCCCTGCAGATCCGTGCTCATTTCGGTGCCGAATGCGATCCTGTCGCGACCTGGCTGCTCCATGTGGAGCAGGCGCGCTATGCCAGGGAGCCCGAAACGGCGCTGCCCGCGCTGCAGCGGGAGTTCCGCCAGCTCCAGTGGCCCACCCCATCCGCCAACAAGCCCCTGCGTACCGCGTGA